A genomic region of Bactrocera dorsalis isolate Fly_Bdor chromosome 3, ASM2337382v1, whole genome shotgun sequence contains the following coding sequences:
- the LOC125777187 gene encoding histone-lysine N-methyltransferase, H3 lysine-79 specific-like, which produces MFVDEIATTTEIEHDNVFYTLLNDIEIATPVSSKRAQNINDNQAVEFAEKMRKSAPKTAISKLSALQSERNELQMQRLELEKEKHRDYMEREEKRISIEKEKFVLEKERHEKMFELEKEKLAIEKENNKDKLKILTMELEMKERLARYELELKCNQ; this is translated from the coding sequence ATGTTCGTTGACGAAATTGCGACAACGACTGAAATCGAACATGATAATGTATTTTATACGTTGCTGAATGATATCGAAATTGCAACACCAGTTTCTTCTAAACGAGCTCAAAATATAAATGACAACCAGGCAGTAGAATTCGCTGAAAAGATGAGGAAATCGGCACCGAAAACAGCAATTAGCAAATTATCTGCACTACAATCGGAAAGAAATGAGCTACAAATGCAACGTTTAGAATTAGAAAAGGAGAAACACAGAGACTACATGGAAAGGGAGGAAAAACGGATAAGTATAGAAAAGGAAAAGTTTGTTTTGGAAAAAGAAAGACACGAAAAGATGTTTGAGctggaaaaagaaaaattagccATAGAAAAGGAGAACAATAaggataaattaaaaattttgactatGGAGCTGGAGATGAAGGAGCGGCTTGCACGTTATGAGTTAGAACTAAAATGCAATCAGTAA